In Paenibacillus sp. FSL R7-0345, a single window of DNA contains:
- a CDS encoding NAD(P)H-dependent oxidoreductase, which produces MNTLVIYTHPNHQSLSYAFLQEVLRGSRDNETVKEIKVLDLYEEGFDPVLVFNKEKRRRDMHSDPRLAKYREQLIWADRIVLVYPIWWGRPPAMLMGYIDQMFASGFAYKDKGGLFPEGLLKGKSVVCISVMKGPANYPLLWLGNAHKILMRKALFNYVGIRKVKFFEFGSMESPRGKHARKLERVYRYFKTAAI; this is translated from the coding sequence ATGAATACACTGGTTATCTATACACATCCGAACCATCAGAGCCTAAGCTATGCTTTTTTGCAGGAGGTGCTGCGGGGCAGCCGGGATAATGAAACGGTGAAGGAAATAAAGGTGCTGGATTTATATGAAGAGGGGTTTGATCCGGTGCTGGTCTTCAATAAGGAGAAGCGGCGGCGGGATATGCATAGTGACCCAAGGCTGGCCAAATACCGGGAGCAGCTGATCTGGGCTGACCGGATTGTACTGGTCTATCCGATATGGTGGGGACGGCCTCCGGCCATGCTGATGGGCTACATCGACCAGATGTTTGCTTCAGGATTTGCTTATAAGGATAAGGGCGGGCTGTTTCCGGAGGGACTGCTTAAGGGAAAATCGGTAGTCTGCATTTCGGTGATGAAAGGACCGGCAAACTACCCGCTGCTGTGGCTGGGGAATGCGCACAAAATCCTGATGCGTAAGGCGTTGTTCAACTATGTCGGCATCCGTAAGGTAAAGTTTTTTGAGTTCGGCAGCATGGAGAGTCCGCGCGGCAAGCATGCACGCAAGCTTGAGCGGGTATATCGTTACTTCAAGACGGCAGCAATTTAG
- a CDS encoding MarR family transcriptional regulator: MDNNPLFQQIVAFTAAVHQVASDITKDVKSGALTPVQYKILEYIAVSQPVTLSEISDCMHMSMPNTSRELKKLTEKQLCSRVTDPADRRRQGITLSPAGEAMMGEAFQTIGARFEERIAHLSDAERKAIGQALELLQQKVYY, translated from the coding sequence ATGGACAATAACCCGTTATTCCAGCAAATCGTAGCTTTTACTGCTGCCGTGCATCAGGTTGCAAGCGATATAACCAAGGATGTGAAATCAGGGGCACTGACTCCTGTACAATATAAAATTCTCGAATACATTGCGGTGAGCCAGCCGGTAACACTGAGCGAAATCAGCGATTGCATGCATATGTCGATGCCCAATACGAGCCGCGAGCTGAAGAAGCTAACCGAAAAACAGCTCTGCTCCAGGGTCACCGACCCGGCCGACCGCCGCAGGCAGGGCATTACCCTCTCACCCGCCGGCGAGGCAATGATGGGCGAGGCTTTCCAGACCATCGGCGCCCGGTTTGAAGAGCGCATCGCCCATCTTAGCGACGCAGAACGCAAAGCGATCGGGCAGGCGCTGGAGCTTTTGCAGCAAAAGGTTTATTACTGA
- a CDS encoding NlpC/P60 family protein: MTKCKPALLPLLILSLCGGGAAYADALPQETAAAPAISVYLDGKPLPSEVPPVNVDGTVLVPMRGLFEAQGAVLSWDNTDKIVTATKDNTKLSYQMGASSADLNGQAVKVGVPGVIADDTAMIPLRMASEALGNSVSWVPATQSVQISSTSAAVIFETSILRGVTLRSKPDGESKPVTEKMLTEGTRVHVISVADALWLKVRTEDNQTGYISAKPKFTDYTSSSLADKQAAALIAYGKTFNGTPYEFGASPDQTKTFDCSSFVKRLFEDILSVELPRVSYKQAKEGSEVGLDELRPGDLLFFTARGLDIGHVAIYAGNNKILHTYSPKEGVHTETFDGQWKKRFVTARRIL, encoded by the coding sequence ATGACAAAATGCAAACCTGCCCTGCTTCCGCTGCTAATCCTATCGCTATGCGGAGGAGGTGCGGCCTATGCAGATGCGCTTCCTCAGGAGACGGCAGCCGCTCCGGCTATCTCAGTCTATCTGGACGGAAAACCGCTGCCATCAGAGGTACCGCCCGTGAATGTTGACGGAACGGTGCTTGTACCGATGCGCGGGCTGTTCGAGGCGCAGGGAGCCGTGCTGAGCTGGGACAACACCGACAAAATTGTCACCGCAACCAAGGATAATACCAAGCTCAGCTATCAGATGGGTGCTTCCTCGGCAGATTTAAACGGCCAGGCCGTTAAGGTCGGCGTTCCCGGTGTAATCGCTGATGATACGGCGATGATCCCGCTGCGGATGGCCAGTGAGGCTCTGGGCAACAGTGTCAGCTGGGTCCCGGCTACCCAGTCGGTGCAGATCTCCTCGACTTCAGCAGCAGTCATCTTTGAAACCTCAATCCTCCGGGGTGTGACACTGCGCAGTAAGCCCGATGGCGAAAGCAAGCCTGTGACGGAGAAAATGCTGACTGAGGGAACCAGGGTCCATGTAATCAGCGTGGCCGACGCGCTCTGGCTGAAGGTCCGGACCGAGGACAATCAGACCGGCTACATCTCTGCCAAACCGAAGTTTACCGACTACACCAGTTCCTCCCTCGCAGACAAGCAGGCTGCCGCATTGATCGCCTACGGCAAAACGTTTAACGGCACACCTTATGAATTCGGCGCTTCTCCCGATCAGACCAAAACGTTCGACTGCTCCTCTTTTGTAAAGCGTCTGTTTGAGGATATTCTATCCGTCGAGCTGCCGCGGGTGTCCTATAAACAGGCGAAGGAAGGCAGCGAAGTCGGGCTGGACGAGCTGCGTCCGGGCGATCTGCTGTTCTTTACCGCACGCGGCCTGGATATCGGCCATGTTGCGATCTACGCCGGAAACAACAAGATTTTGCACACCTATTCCCCTAAGGAAGGGGTTCACACAGAGACCTTCGACGGCCAGTGGAAAAAGCGCTTTGTGACTGCCCGCAGAATTTTGTAG
- a CDS encoding diguanylate cyclase — protein MNERLEYAPCGYISITHQGIITDMNHTFLYLLGYTREALLHKHIDTIMSKANQLVFHSYFYPNINLHGHVEELFISLKDVSGGTVPYMLNGRSLVAGGVAVIDCVLMQMSKRIDYEQELRSAKKQIEEAYWEKEQALARLGQIHSEIQQKQSELMELNAALVELSTTDKLTGLKNRRYFEDMLSGQLELFRETGEPFSLLIMDIDYFKRINDTFGHQTGDYVLEKLGSLLKFHSREKDTAARYGGEEFVLILPGLTADESRLVAENLRQVTELAVWDTGRLTVSIGIATCTAEDSEKTLLHKADAALYASKENGRNRVTHSFDFAAKLM, from the coding sequence ATGAATGAACGGCTGGAATACGCCCCGTGCGGGTATATATCGATTACACATCAGGGCATCATTACGGATATGAATCATACCTTCCTTTATTTGCTGGGGTACACGAGGGAGGCACTGCTGCATAAACATATCGATACCATTATGTCGAAGGCGAACCAGCTTGTTTTCCATTCTTATTTTTACCCTAATATTAATCTGCATGGCCATGTCGAGGAGCTGTTTATCAGCCTGAAGGATGTCAGCGGTGGAACGGTTCCGTATATGCTGAACGGTCGTAGCCTGGTAGCCGGGGGTGTGGCGGTTATTGACTGTGTATTGATGCAGATGAGCAAACGCATTGATTACGAGCAGGAGCTGCGTTCGGCCAAGAAGCAGATTGAGGAGGCTTACTGGGAAAAAGAGCAGGCGCTGGCCAGACTGGGCCAGATCCACTCCGAAATCCAGCAAAAGCAAAGTGAGCTGATGGAGCTTAATGCCGCTCTGGTAGAGCTGTCTACGACGGATAAGCTCACCGGGCTCAAGAACAGACGTTATTTCGAGGACATGCTGAGCGGGCAGCTGGAGCTGTTCCGGGAGACCGGAGAGCCCTTTTCTCTGCTGATTATGGATATCGACTACTTTAAGCGGATTAACGACACCTTCGGCCATCAGACGGGCGATTATGTGCTGGAGAAGCTGGGGAGTCTGCTGAAATTCCATTCCCGTGAAAAGGATACGGCTGCCCGCTACGGCGGAGAGGAATTCGTGCTGATTCTGCCTGGTCTGACAGCTGATGAATCCAGGCTGGTTGCTGAAAACCTGCGGCAGGTAACTGAGCTTGCTGTCTGGGATACCGGGCGTCTTACGGTCAGTATCGGGATCGCTACATGCACAGCTGAGGATTCGGAAAAGACCTTGCTCCACAAAGCCGATGCCGCCCTCTATGCTTCAAAAGAAAACGGAAGAAACCGTGTGACGCACAGCTTTGATTTTGCCGCAAAGTTAATGTAG
- a CDS encoding alpha/beta hydrolase, translated as MNDILARNKVKVIGKGEQTIVLAHGFGCDQSMWQFISPAFEQEYRLVLFDYVGSGNSDLSAYTTERYGKFRGYVQDLLDVIEWLQLTDIIFIGHSVSSMIGMLASIERPELFAKMVMIGPSPRYLNDGEDYFGGFEKSDITELLEMMEMNFSGWASFMAPLAMNNPHLPELTQNLEHSFVSADPVITREFAEVTFLSDHRRLLAEATVPTLILQCSDDSIVPIEVGEYLHKHLKNSEFRLMQAKGHYPHISHPEETIALIHGYL; from the coding sequence ATGAATGATATTTTAGCCAGAAATAAAGTAAAGGTGATCGGAAAAGGTGAGCAGACCATCGTGCTTGCCCACGGCTTCGGTTGTGACCAGAGCATGTGGCAGTTTATATCACCGGCTTTTGAGCAGGAGTACCGGCTGGTGCTCTTTGATTATGTGGGTTCCGGGAATTCCGATTTAAGCGCATACACTACGGAGCGGTATGGAAAATTCCGCGGATATGTGCAGGATTTACTCGATGTTATCGAATGGCTGCAGCTGACCGATATCATTTTTATAGGACATTCTGTCAGCTCCATGATCGGGATGCTGGCTTCCATTGAACGGCCGGAGCTTTTTGCCAAAATGGTGATGATCGGCCCTTCCCCGCGCTATCTGAATGACGGTGAGGACTACTTCGGCGGGTTCGAAAAAAGCGATATTACCGAGCTGCTGGAGATGATGGAGATGAATTTTAGCGGCTGGGCCAGCTTTATGGCACCGCTTGCCATGAACAATCCGCATCTGCCTGAGCTGACACAGAATCTGGAACACAGCTTTGTTTCTGCTGATCCGGTAATAACCCGGGAGTTCGCCGAGGTTACTTTCCTGTCGGACCACCGCAGGCTGCTGGCTGAAGCTACCGTACCGACGCTGATTTTGCAGTGCTCGGATGACAGTATTGTGCCTATTGAGGTAGGTGAATATCTGCACAAACATTTGAAGAACAGCGAGTTCCGGCTGATGCAGGCCAAGGGGCATTATCCGCATATCAGCCATCCGGAGGAGACCATTGCGCTGATCCACGGTTATCTATAA
- a CDS encoding methyl-accepting chemotaxis protein, which translates to MYKVESLEQLMAAIPVIRAAVPADLSIAICDLEKFLAYWPGENIDLHIREGQLLHAEEPLTAAIRDNAPLRAEVPAEFYGFEFTGTATPVHDREGRIIGGIAVQLRRQRELRIISDQIAGSLVQASTRLMQIADGSNELAASTQQLLVLAQRSGEQVSNTDKVLTIINNVASQTHLLGINAAIEAAHAGDKGRGFGVVAQEIRKLSNETVSRARTIQDTLAAFKTATAQMGISIEQIASIVQEQAATSEQISAFIDEIQQMSEQLNAFAQKL; encoded by the coding sequence ATGTACAAGGTTGAATCACTGGAACAGCTCATGGCAGCAATCCCGGTAATCAGGGCGGCCGTCCCTGCTGATTTATCGATCGCAATCTGCGACCTGGAGAAGTTCCTCGCTTATTGGCCGGGAGAAAATATAGATTTGCATATCCGGGAGGGTCAGCTCCTGCATGCCGAGGAGCCGCTGACCGCGGCCATCCGCGATAATGCGCCGCTGCGGGCGGAGGTGCCGGCGGAGTTTTACGGCTTCGAGTTCACCGGCACGGCTACCCCGGTCCATGACCGCGAAGGCCGGATCATCGGCGGGATTGCAGTGCAGCTGCGCCGCCAGCGTGAGCTGCGGATCATATCGGATCAGATCGCCGGCTCGCTCGTCCAGGCGAGCACCCGGCTGATGCAGATCGCCGACGGCTCAAATGAACTGGCTGCCTCTACCCAGCAGCTGCTTGTTCTTGCACAAAGAAGCGGCGAGCAGGTGAGCAATACAGATAAGGTATTGACGATTATAAATAATGTGGCCAGCCAGACGCATCTGCTGGGTATCAATGCCGCAATCGAAGCAGCCCATGCGGGGGACAAGGGCAGGGGCTTCGGAGTCGTAGCCCAGGAAATCCGCAAGCTGTCGAATGAAACGGTCAGCCGGGCCCGAACGATTCAGGATACACTGGCGGCTTTCAAGACAGCGACGGCCCAGATGGGTATCTCTATTGAACAGATCGCTTCAATTGTCCAGGAGCAGGCGGCAACGTCGGAGCAGATCTCGGCTTTTATCGATGAAATCCAGCAGATGTCCGAGCAGCTGAATGCATTCGCCCAGAAGCTGTAG
- a CDS encoding S-layer homology domain-containing protein, giving the protein MATGAAAVLCAAAVFTTYTPAASAAAGLPFGDIAGSYAKNEIIDLYNKKIITGTSEDTFSPRGLVSRAELVTMLGRLLKLEPVNSPVSPFTDVGKSAWYYGWVQAAVQLELAGGTSDRTFAPAQPVTRQEAAVLLARAFKQTGNAADVQTAFRDSSTVAGWAGSAVAAMNRLGLMKGDDTGAFRPAAPITRQETAVLLYRALQQQKWAAELAGQKNTQIVMGWQYGQTTAQYQSSILKSNVNTLIPRWYFVGGTGTVSDSTAASLVTWAKQNGKQIWPQVGNRFDQAATHQLLSSTAARTAAVNQLAALVSKYDLDGLNLDFENVAAADKAALTAFVTQLAGKLHALGAVLSVDVSPDLGTDWTEAFDYAALGKQADYMVMMGYDEHYSGSPTPGSNASLPYVRQAVSKLLQTVPAAKTILAMPLYTRDWVLKQGSTQPYSTELSLTEQNQLVGSYGLRPVWNSTLGQYVVSYTGQLKHTIWLEDGRSLTAKINLAAQQKLAGIAYWYISGESPDIWTSIRNAERYAGYSF; this is encoded by the coding sequence ATGGCAACAGGAGCGGCCGCTGTCTTGTGTGCAGCTGCTGTTTTTACTACATACACCCCGGCCGCTTCAGCAGCGGCCGGGCTGCCGTTTGGCGATATAGCTGGCAGTTATGCCAAGAATGAAATCATAGACTTATATAACAAAAAGATTATAACCGGTACTTCAGAAGATACCTTCTCGCCCCGGGGGCTGGTATCCAGAGCAGAGCTTGTTACCATGCTGGGCCGTCTGCTCAAGCTGGAACCCGTCAACAGTCCGGTCTCGCCGTTTACCGATGTGGGTAAGAGCGCCTGGTACTATGGCTGGGTTCAGGCGGCTGTTCAGCTGGAGCTGGCCGGCGGTACCTCAGACCGGACCTTTGCCCCGGCACAGCCGGTTACCCGCCAGGAGGCCGCAGTGCTGCTGGCCCGGGCGTTTAAGCAGACGGGCAACGCTGCGGATGTGCAGACTGCCTTCCGGGACAGCAGTACAGTCGCCGGCTGGGCCGGCAGTGCAGTAGCGGCAATGAACCGCTTAGGCCTGATGAAGGGAGACGATACAGGCGCTTTCCGGCCGGCGGCTCCTATTACAAGACAGGAGACTGCGGTGCTCCTCTACCGCGCGCTGCAGCAGCAGAAGTGGGCGGCCGAGCTTGCCGGACAGAAGAACACGCAGATTGTGATGGGCTGGCAGTATGGCCAGACGACCGCACAGTACCAGAGCAGTATTTTAAAGTCGAATGTGAACACGCTGATTCCGCGCTGGTATTTTGTTGGCGGTACCGGTACGGTTTCGGATTCAACGGCGGCTTCTCTGGTAACCTGGGCTAAACAGAACGGCAAGCAGATCTGGCCGCAGGTCGGCAACCGGTTTGACCAGGCGGCGACGCATCAGCTGCTGTCCAGCACGGCCGCACGAACGGCAGCGGTTAATCAATTGGCGGCGCTGGTCAGCAAATATGATCTGGACGGCCTGAATCTCGATTTTGAGAATGTGGCTGCGGCCGACAAGGCTGCATTGACTGCCTTTGTTACACAGCTGGCCGGCAAGCTGCATGCGCTCGGCGCTGTGCTCTCGGTGGATGTATCGCCTGATCTGGGGACAGACTGGACGGAGGCCTTCGACTATGCAGCGCTTGGCAAACAGGCCGATTACATGGTGATGATGGGCTATGACGAGCACTACAGCGGGAGTCCGACTCCCGGCTCAAATGCTTCGCTGCCGTACGTCCGGCAGGCGGTGAGCAAGCTGCTGCAGACGGTGCCGGCTGCGAAGACGATTCTGGCCATGCCGCTGTACACCCGGGATTGGGTGCTGAAGCAAGGCTCCACGCAGCCTTATTCAACTGAGCTATCCCTTACGGAGCAGAATCAGCTGGTCGGCAGCTATGGCCTGCGGCCGGTCTGGAACAGCACACTCGGGCAATATGTGGTCAGCTATACCGGACAGCTGAAGCACACGATCTGGCTGGAGGATGGCCGCTCCCTGACGGCCAAGATCAATCTGGCCGCCCAGCAAAAGCTCGCCGGGATCGCCTACTGGTACATCAGCGGCGAGAGCCCGGACATCTGGACCAGCATCCGGAATGCGGAGAGGTATGCGGGGTATTCATTTTAG